The sequence TTGAGCGGAGTGAATTCCGTCGGCGGCAACACGGCGTGACGGTGCGTTAAGGTGACACCGTTGACCTGACTGGTCACGATCGTGTCGTCGTTGATTGCAGGTTTCTGTGGCGCTTTACAGCCCGCCACCGCCATGACAAACAGAAGTGAAAACAGTACGCGCATTTTCATATGCTTTTCCGTAGCGATATTTCGATAATGGAGATAAGGGGATGAAATTTGACTTAGGTGCTATTGTTAAAATAGTCAGGATAATTTCGGGGTGTTACTATTTTGAGGGCATAGCTACCGCACGAACCTTTCAGAATAAGGCCCAGCGTCTTCCTGACATATTTTGACAAACGGTAAACAAGTTTACATGAGCTTCGCATCAATTCAATATTTACCGCTACGTAAGTGGCGGTTAATGAAGCAGTCGAAACATTATAGGATTTATCTGATAAAAAAACCCGACATGGCCTACTTTCACTTATTTTCACTCCACACACAGACGTAAGTTATTGTTGTAAAAATAAAAAACACAAAAGAGAACGACTTTCATTAACGCAATAAAGCTATTATCGCCACTACCATAATTAGTAGAATTCTCCTATTGGTGATGTCAAAACAATATATCGCCGATGAATTATTTGTTGCACTAACAGGGTATCTTTAATATTAACCGTACTGCCCGCTCGCAGGACGCCTATTTCACTTATGACGCGGGCGTTAATTTTACTGCTCAAAATAACTATATATTTCACGCTGTAATAATTACCGCATAAGACTTCAAAACAGCCATTAATCATTAAGCCAGAATAAACATTCAGGTCCCTATTTTAATCCTGAAGGTGCTATACCCCCTGCCAGCCGTGGCATTTCTGTTTCTCATCGACCTGAGCCTTCATTCGAAATTTTATCAGTGCTACATCCTTCCTCGCCCACCGCTATCTATCCCACCTACTGGATGATAGATATAATTTATTATTAAAATGATAAAAAAACGTTATAATTTCTTTAAATATTTAAGCCGCCCGTAAGTAACCCGCTGTAATAAATAGTATTTAAGATAAGCAATTATGTTGCGTCGCGAGCACTTCCCCACCCGGCCCTCATTGCTTTAACTTATTGCCCTTTTCAGTGGATTGGCGGGCGCATGCGCGGTATGACCGAACAAGTCAGGAGTAGGTATGAACAAGAAAAGACGCTCAGTTCCCGGTATCAGACACTATGATGGCCCTGCCGGCGGCTGGGGTGCGCTAAAAGCGACAGCCATTGCGGTACGAACCCAGATGGATACCTTTGATGCCCCCGCCACGCTGCTGCGCACCAACCAGCCTGATGGTTTTGACTGCCCGGGCTGCGCGTGGCCCGATAAAGAACACAAATCGACCTTCCAGTTTTGTGAGAACGGCGCCAAAGCGGTAACCTGGGAAGCCACCAGCAAACGCGTTACCCCCGCGTTCCTGGCGGAAAACACCGTCTCTTCTCTGCTGGCTAAATCTGACTTTGAGCTGGAAGGGTATGGTCGTCTGACGCATCCTCTGCGCTATGACCGGGCAAGCGACACGTTCAAACCGGTTGAGTGGGACGAGGCTTTTCAACGTATCGGCGAGGTGTTGCGCGAGCTTGAACCGGACCAGGTCGAGTTCTATACCTCCGGGCGAGCCTCTAATGAAGCGGCGTATCTGTTCCAGCTGTTTGCACGCGAATACGGCACCAATAACTTCCCCGACTGCTCGAATATGTGTCACGAGGCCACCAGCGTCGGTCTACCCCGCTCCATCGGGATCGGGAAAGGCACCGTCTCACTGGACGACTTCGATAACACCGAGCTGGTGATCTCCATCGGCCATAACCCCGGCACGAACCATCCGCGGATGATGGGTACGCTTCATGAGCTGGCGCGACGCAACGTGCCGATTATCGTCTTTAACCCGTTACGCGAGCGCGCCCTGGAACGTTTTGCTGACCCGCAAAGCGTCATTGAAATGGCAACCTATAGCTCAACGGACATCGCCTCGACCTACTTCCAGGTGAAGGCCGGAGGCGATGCCGCCGCGCTGAAAGGTATGGCCAAACACCTGCTGGAAATGGAGGCCGAACGCGGTAACGTGCTCGACCACACGTTTATCGCAGAACACACCCAGGGCTTTGATGACTTTGCCGCCGACATCGCGCAGACGCGCTGGGATGACATTGAGCGCGAGTCCGGGCTCAGCCAGGCTGCGCTCAAAAAGGTGGCCGAGGCCTATGCGAAATCCAACGCCACCATCATTACCTACGGGATGGGGATTACCCAGCATAATAAAGGCACGGCAAACGTCCGGCTGATCGCTGATGTGTTGCTTCTGCGCGGAAATATCGGCAAGCCCGGTGCGGGAATATGCCCTCTTCGCGGCCACTCTAACGTTCAGGGGAACCGTACCGTCGGGATTAGCGAGAAGCCCACCCCGGCCTTCCTGAACCGTCTGAAAGAGGTGTTTGGCTTTGAGCCCCCTTCTCACCATGGGCATGATGCGGTGCAGGCGACCCAGGCCATGATCGACGGTCGGGCGAAAGCGCTTATCTGCCTCGGCGGTAACTTTGCCGTCGCGATGCCCGACCACGAGAACGGCTTCCCGACAATGGGTAACCTTGATTTGAGTGTTCACGTTGGTACTAAGCTGAACCGTACCCATCTGCTGGTGGGTAAAGAGACGTTTATTTTCCCGTGCCTTGGCCGTACCGAGCTGGATGTTCAGGCCACCGGTCGTCAGTCCATCACCGTCGAAGACTCCATGTCGATGGTGCACGCCTCGTCCGGCAAGCTCAAACCCGCCTCACCGTTACTCCGTTCAGAACCCGCCATCGTCGCCGGCATGGCGAAAGCCACCCTGCAGGAGACCCGCGTGGACTGGATGACGCTGGTTGAAGATTACGACCGTATCCGCGATCTGATCGAGCAGACCATCCCGGGCTTTGAGGACTACAATGCGCGGATCCGTATTCCGGGCGGCTTCCGTATGCCGCTTCCCCCAACGAAACGCGTCTGGCCAACGGCGACGGGAAAAGCGATGTTCTCCGTATTCGACGGAGTACACGAGAACGCCAGCGGTGAAGGCGAGCATGTTCTGCGTCTGATTACGCTGCGCAGCCACGATCAGTACAACACCACCATTTATGCTCTGGACGACCGCTACCGTGGCGTGTTTGGCCGCCGCGACGTGCTGTTTATGAACGAAGAGGATATGGCCCTGTCAGGGCTGGAACACGGCGACCGCGTGGATATCGAAACCGCCCTGCCCGGCAGCGTTCAGCGTCTGGAAGACATTACCGTAGTGGCATACCACATCGCGCGGGGTTCAGTCGGGGCTTATTACCCGGAGGCCAACGTGCTGGTGCCGCTCGATTATCTGGATAAGGACAGCGGTACACCGTCTTACAAATCCGTTCCGGTTCGCATCATCCTGCGCTCGAAAGAGATCCGCATGCTGTAAGGCTGTTCGCGAAGAGTCATCCATGGATATTAAACAGTTAAAATACTTAATTGCGCTCGACGAGACCCGCCATTTTGGTAAAGCGGCCTCGCAGTGCAACATCACCCAGCCGACCCTCTCCATGCGCATCCGCAACCTGGAAGAGGAGCTCGGTCT comes from Enterobacter kobei and encodes:
- a CDS encoding FdhF/YdeP family oxidoreductase, which translates into the protein MNKKRRSVPGIRHYDGPAGGWGALKATAIAVRTQMDTFDAPATLLRTNQPDGFDCPGCAWPDKEHKSTFQFCENGAKAVTWEATSKRVTPAFLAENTVSSLLAKSDFELEGYGRLTHPLRYDRASDTFKPVEWDEAFQRIGEVLRELEPDQVEFYTSGRASNEAAYLFQLFAREYGTNNFPDCSNMCHEATSVGLPRSIGIGKGTVSLDDFDNTELVISIGHNPGTNHPRMMGTLHELARRNVPIIVFNPLRERALERFADPQSVIEMATYSSTDIASTYFQVKAGGDAAALKGMAKHLLEMEAERGNVLDHTFIAEHTQGFDDFAADIAQTRWDDIERESGLSQAALKKVAEAYAKSNATIITYGMGITQHNKGTANVRLIADVLLLRGNIGKPGAGICPLRGHSNVQGNRTVGISEKPTPAFLNRLKEVFGFEPPSHHGHDAVQATQAMIDGRAKALICLGGNFAVAMPDHENGFPTMGNLDLSVHVGTKLNRTHLLVGKETFIFPCLGRTELDVQATGRQSITVEDSMSMVHASSGKLKPASPLLRSEPAIVAGMAKATLQETRVDWMTLVEDYDRIRDLIEQTIPGFEDYNARIRIPGGFRMPLPPTKRVWPTATGKAMFSVFDGVHENASGEGEHVLRLITLRSHDQYNTTIYALDDRYRGVFGRRDVLFMNEEDMALSGLEHGDRVDIETALPGSVQRLEDITVVAYHIARGSVGAYYPEANVLVPLDYLDKDSGTPSYKSVPVRIILRSKEIRML